From the Drosophila willistoni isolate 14030-0811.24 chromosome 2L unlocalized genomic scaffold, UCI_dwil_1.1 Seg168, whole genome shotgun sequence genome, the window CGTAGATTTTCAATGGGGCAAATTTGAGAAGATCGTATGGAATTTGTATCTCTCGATTGAGTCAGAGATATTCATCTACTTATCTCAGACACTTTTTATAAGATATTAAAACATCCCACTTATGTTTGCTTTCGGGGTTGAGGATTTTGGCATTTAAAGTCACAAAAGTTGAGTCGAGTCTTCAAGTTTCAAAGCGAAAGAGTAAGTGAGTGGAGTGTGGGTGGGTTGGGGGGGTAGCTAGAGTGGGTCAGCAGGTGGTTGAGGGTTCGAAAGGATATGCAAATTGAGAATGTCTTTTGCCTCCTTGTAAGTTTCAATCAAAATGCTAATATTGATGCAGTTGACATATGACGTTGTTCGGCCAGCAAAATCAAAATCCAAGCTATAGCAGCAGCATGCAGATTTATgataacaacaagaacaactaCACAACCAGGAACAGGAACAACCAGCTTAGAGAAagagacatacatatgtacacagaGGGCGGGGCAAGGAGAGACAAAAGATGTATGGCAAGCAGAAGGCACAGTCTTCGAGAATGCAATAACAAAGGATAAAATAATAAGATTTACTCATGACTTACTTCCTACCCATGCCTCTTTGCCTCCTTCACCAAATTGTGGAGTCATGGGTGGGATTATTGGCTGGAACAACTGGGAATGGTGACGACTTTGTCGGAAGGGGATTGAGAGGCTCGGcaatgttttattaaaatataaacacaaacaaaaaccagcgataacaacaacaacagcaacagctatGACAGCAAAGATGCCATCAGATTGAATAATGGGAACAGCAGGTTCATCCACTGCTCACAGGATCAAGACAGGTGCTGAGAGTTTTGACTCAAGACCTGAGGGCTGGTagataaattaaaaaacaaaaaatactcacacacacacagacacacacttaATATTTGAGTCCCATTTGTGATTACACCGAAGTTAAGATACTCTTATAGTTCTTGGTCATTACGGTAGAATATCCTTAGGCTCGAGCAGTCATTTCCTGTTTATTTAATCAATTGACTTACAATTAGATCTAATTGAAGGTTTGTTTCTCCATATTTTAGCCAGGCCGTTGGAAGTAAAACGAAAAATTCAGAACTAGACataaggaagaaaaaaattgtttcttaaaatttattaaattaagaTTCTTTAAATatagtttaaaaaataattaataaaaacattaGCCCTAAAACATAGTTTACCAAAAATGACAGTAATTTAAAAAGAACTCTCACGGGTAagggtattataaaaataaaactcatcgTACTAAATtagagcaacaacaataacaacaccAGCAGCTGCCAAGGTAACTTTCagttattatttttcaatttctttctCAAGTTTTGTTGTCATTTTTCAAGTGCTTATATGCTTCTTGTGCATTGCTAAACAAAAGTCTTGATTAAGTTTTGCCTagaatttcaatatttctCCCAGGCTCCTTTCCGTTTATCATCATGTTAGCAGAGAAATTTAAAACTTTACTCTCTGATTTTGCCCAATCCAAAGTGATTAGCTTGTGTTTAGCAAAAGCAATCGAACTATTCGTATGAATTTAGCTTTAGCCTTTAAATACACACATATCGACCTTAGTAAACACTTTGCGTGGACATATTTTCATTGCGTCTTGAAAAGAGTAAGAGAATATAATAATTCCTATCTTGTCTTTAAAGTGCAGAAAGCAGTACACTCGCTAACATGAAAGTCGCTCGAAATGTATAATTCGTGGGGCTGATCTTTAGCGAGAGAGTACACCCAATTCTTGCTAACCACAATAGTTTTAAGTTAAGTTTTAAAACTAGCTTTTCaatgatatatgtatttagttttaCACTTGGCCAAtccatctatgtatgtacctattcTAAGGACAAGGAGGGTAACAAATAGTTTTGATATTGGACTTTAATGAGTTTAAAACATTCATTACACCGTCGggttatttcttctattttccgtttgtaataaaataataaataacaatattaaataaattattattcttAACATGCAATTGCGCAGAGTAGTAATTAAACTGTTGGATTTACctttactttatatttttatgattCATTCCAGACTTTTCAGCTCGGAAAATtgaatgttttattttattgctgATTGAcatttgaatattatttattttcgcCATTCAGGTTTTCTTTGTCAATATTTGgtaagaaaaatcaaaaatcaatacAATATTTTCCTTCAAATTCCAAAAATTGAGACTGATTAATTATGgctatttatgtttttgttaatATGACTATTAGATATTCCGTTATTATACagtaaaataaatgaaaattattttcaaaaattattattaccgaCATCCACATTTTGCGCGGACCGTTTTATTCAGTTAAGTAAGGGGTTAGTAgttgatattttaatttagatCTTATCATTAAAGTGTAGGAAGTATGGAAAGTAAAAGTGTCCGAAAGAGATTCTAAAGTACGTCCGCAAAAATCACCACCAATCGTTAGTGAGGTTCTTAGAGCACCCatcgattttattttatatacactGCCGTTCCAATCATGAAGAGCAAATTCATCATAGTGGGCAAATGAAGTGGTTCCATCCTTATATACTAAATGAATGTATAATTCGTGGGGATGATCTTTAGTGAGATCATACACCCAACACGAGCGAACGGAAATAGTATTCTTGAGTGATCCGCTTTGACGTTCAGAACGTCTTATGACTATCCAACCAGGACCAGCGATATCATTGTTAATGGTCACCGTCACAGGTCTCAATCCAGTTAAGTGAATTATCGATTTGTATTCTTTGTCTTCtaaattcttaatttttgtttcgttattttttATCAGAATTTCATACTCGTTAATTTTTGATGTCAGCTTATTCTCCATTTGCTGTTTTTCAATTTCGAGCATCTTTACTTTCTTGTTGGACTCCGGTAAAAATGTATTCGCCTCTTTAAGTTTACTTTCGGCTTCTGATAGCTGCGCGATTAGACTCTCTACTTTTTTATTGGACTCCTCTAAAAGAGCATTGAGTTGATCTTCTCTAGCTTTAGCTTGGTCCGCCAATTGATCTCTGGGTTGTTCTTGCACTTGATTCTCCATATAATGCTTATGTATTTCCAGACATTTCATTGACAGTGTTGATATTGTCTTTAAATGATTATCAATTTGCTGATCTTTTAGTTTAATCAACTTGCCTGCTTGCTGCAATATggattttacttttttgtagCAGTTTCCCTCACACTGAGTGTTCAGTAATTCAAATTCATTGATAATCTGTAATTTATAAGTATAcatcgatttttttttgttttacatctAGGTAGTATATAcgtacgtatgtaca encodes:
- the LOC6652501 gene encoding uncharacterized protein LOC6652501 isoform X1, encoding MFARPHLSSPIASFSSQANFGLLNWLISWLLLLMLLLKGYGAAIAPTPPTTTTTTVSPSNLLPYFDFDVARNLTVTVGQTGFLHCRVERLGDKDVSWIRKRDLHILTAGGTTYTSDQRFQVIRPDGSANWTLQIKYPQPRDSGVYECQINTEPKMSLSYTFNVVELKAEIFGPSDLMVKTGSDINLTCKIMQGPHELGNIFWYKGTEMLDVKNENEIDSAMARIRVEDDWSDGLTSRLKIRHAMPGDTGNYTCVPTVAKTSSVYVHVIIDKMDQAILNLMSPNMDGSPEDSSSETNSIINEFELLNTQCEGNCYKKVKSILQQAGKLIKLKDQQIDNHLKTISTLSMKCLEIHKHYMENQVQEQPRDQLADQAKAREDQLNALLEESNKKVESLIAQLSEAESKLKEANTFLPESNKKVKMLEIEKQQMENKLTSKINEYEILIKNNETKIKNLEDKEYKSIIHLTGLRPVTVTINNDIAGPGWIVIRRSERQSGSLKNTISVRSCWVYDLTKDHPHELYIHLVYKDGTTSFAHYDEFALHDWNGSVYKIKSMGALRTSLTIGGDFCGRTLESLSDTFTFHTSYTLMIRSKLKYQLLTPYLTE
- the LOC6652501 gene encoding uncharacterized protein LOC6652501 isoform X3; amino-acid sequence: MDQAILNLMSPNMDGSPEDSSSETNSIINEFELLNTQCEGNCYKKVKSILQQAGKLIKLKDQQIDNHLKTISTLSMKCLEIHKHYMENQVQEQPRDQLADQAKAREDQLNALLEESNKKVESLIAQLSEAESKLKEANTFLPESNKKVKMLEIEKQQMENKLTSKINEYEILIKNNETKIKNLEDKEYKSIIHLTGLRPVTVTINNDIAGPGWIVIRRSERQSGSLKNTISVRSCWVYDLTKDHPHELYIHLVYKDGTTSFAHYDEFALHDWNGSVYKIKSMGALRTSLTIGGDFCGRTLESLSDTFTFHTSYTLMIRSKLKYQLLTPYLTE